A region from the Methylocystis iwaonis genome encodes:
- a CDS encoding ArsR/SmtB family transcription factor: protein MTLQDLTLLPKPQRTARSSTSKPQADVIQALIPKAEEAEHFLKAIANAHRLMVLCELHKGEICVTDLQEAVGLSQSALSQHLARLRQDGLVTTRRDSRTIYYSLADERVQRVIALLHDVFCGR, encoded by the coding sequence ATGACGCTTCAGGATCTCACGCTTTTGCCGAAACCCCAGAGGACAGCCAGAAGCTCGACGTCGAAACCGCAAGCCGACGTCATCCAGGCCCTTATCCCCAAGGCCGAGGAGGCCGAGCATTTTCTGAAGGCGATCGCCAATGCGCATCGGCTCATGGTTTTGTGTGAGCTTCATAAGGGCGAGATTTGCGTCACAGATTTGCAGGAGGCCGTTGGGCTGAGCCAATCCGCGCTCTCGCAGCACCTCGCGAGATTGCGGCAAGACGGCCTTGTGACGACGCGGCGCGACTCTCGCACAATCTATTATTCGCTCGCGGACGAGCGCGTGCAACGCGTGATCGCGCTGCTGCACGACGTCTTTTGCGGGAGATAA
- a CDS encoding ABC-F family ATP-binding cassette domain-containing protein: MIRLENISKQNGSQILFVEASAALLKGEKAGLVGPNGAGKTTLFRMISGRELPDEGQVSTDRGVTIGYFNQEVGEMSGRSAVAEVMDGAGPVSIVAAELRELEAAMADPDRADDMDAIIERYGEVQGRFEELDGYALDGRAREVLAGLNFSQEMMDGDVGALSGGWKMRVALARILLMRPDAMLLDEPSNHLDIESLIWLEAFLKGYEGALLMTSHDREFMNRIVDKVIEIDGGALNTYSGDYEFYEQQRALNEKQQQAQFERQQAMLAKEIKFIERFKARASHAAQVQSRVKKLDKIEKIEPPKRRQTILFEFRPAPRSGEDVATLKSVHKSYGSRRIYEGLDFAVRRKERWAVMGVNGAGKSTLLKLIAGAAQPDDGAVTIGASVKMGYFAQHAMELLDGDRTVFEELEYTFPQAGQGSLRTLAGCFGFSGDDAEKKCNFLSGGEKARLVMAKMLYDPPNFLVLDEPTNHLDLATKEMLIAALAEYEGAMLFVSHDRRFLGALSNRVLELTPEGVHKYDGGYTEYVARAGYEAPGLHD; encoded by the coding sequence ATGATTCGCCTGGAAAACATCAGTAAGCAGAACGGCTCCCAGATTCTCTTCGTCGAGGCGTCCGCGGCGCTCCTGAAAGGGGAAAAAGCCGGTCTCGTCGGCCCGAACGGCGCGGGCAAGACGACGCTCTTTCGGATGATCTCGGGCCGCGAGCTGCCGGACGAAGGCCAGGTCTCGACCGATCGCGGCGTGACGATCGGCTATTTTAATCAGGAGGTCGGCGAAATGTCGGGCCGCAGCGCGGTGGCCGAGGTGATGGACGGGGCGGGGCCCGTCAGCATCGTCGCCGCTGAGCTGCGGGAGCTCGAGGCCGCCATGGCCGATCCCGACCGCGCCGACGATATGGACGCGATCATCGAACGCTATGGGGAAGTGCAGGGCCGCTTCGAGGAGCTCGACGGCTATGCGTTGGACGGGCGCGCGCGCGAGGTCCTCGCCGGCCTCAATTTCAGCCAGGAGATGATGGACGGCGACGTCGGCGCGCTGTCCGGCGGATGGAAGATGCGCGTCGCGCTCGCCCGCATCCTGCTCATGCGTCCGGACGCCATGCTGCTCGACGAGCCGAGCAACCATCTCGACATCGAAAGCCTCATCTGGCTCGAGGCGTTTCTGAAAGGCTACGAGGGCGCGTTGCTCATGACCTCGCATGATCGCGAATTCATGAATCGCATCGTCGATAAGGTCATTGAGATCGACGGCGGCGCGCTGAACACCTATTCCGGCGACTATGAGTTCTACGAGCAGCAGCGTGCGCTCAACGAAAAGCAGCAGCAGGCGCAATTCGAGCGTCAGCAGGCGATGCTCGCCAAGGAGATCAAATTCATCGAGCGCTTTAAAGCGCGCGCCTCGCATGCGGCGCAGGTGCAGAGCCGCGTGAAGAAGCTCGACAAGATCGAGAAGATCGAGCCGCCGAAGCGCCGCCAGACCATTCTCTTCGAATTCCGGCCGGCGCCGCGCTCGGGAGAGGATGTTGCGACGTTGAAGAGCGTGCACAAGAGCTACGGCAGCCGGCGCATCTATGAAGGGCTCGATTTCGCGGTGCGCCGTAAGGAGCGCTGGGCCGTGATGGGCGTCAACGGGGCGGGGAAGTCGACGCTTCTGAAACTCATCGCAGGCGCGGCGCAGCCGGACGACGGCGCGGTGACGATCGGCGCCAGCGTGAAAATGGGTTACTTCGCCCAGCACGCCATGGAGCTTCTCGACGGCGACCGCACGGTTTTCGAGGAGCTGGAATACACTTTTCCGCAGGCGGGGCAGGGGTCGCTGCGCACGCTCGCCGGCTGTTTCGGCTTTTCCGGCGACGACGCGGAGAAGAAGTGCAATTTTCTCTCTGGCGGGGAGAAGGCGCGGCTCGTCATGGCCAAGATGCTGTACGATCCGCCGAATTTCCTCGTGCTCGACGAGCCCACGAACCATCTCGATCTCGCGACAAAAGAGATGCTCATCGCCGCGCTCGCCGAATATGAGGGCGCGATGCTGTTCGTCTCGCATGATCGCCGCTTCCTGGGGGCGCTTTCAAATCGCGTTCTCGAGCTGACGCCCGAGGGCGTTCACAAATATGATGGCGGCTATACGGAATATGTTGCGCGCGCGGGCTATGAAGCGCCGGGATTACACGATTGA
- a CDS encoding ABC transporter permease produces the protein MDARPARRGRLAQSWQRLVAMFVKEFIQLRRDRPTLGMIVGIPLMQLLLFGFAINTDPKHLPTAVLMSDDSPIARALLGALRATDYFDVKYVAKGEEDADALILSNRALFVIQIPPDFSRRLVRGERPSLLVIADATDPTATIGAVAAAAGAANQALDRELTGPLASLAQNAPPFDLQVQRRYNPAGEARRNIVPGLIGTILTMTMLIYTALSVTRETERGTMEALLAMPVKPVEIMLGKITPYVLVGAVQMATILIVARFLFQVPIVGSLFVLVPLTLLFIVANLSMGYTLSTIAENQLQAIQMTFFFFLPSMLLSGFLFPFYGMPVWAQYIGEALPLTHFLRIVRAVMLKGSGFVDLATDAGALALFALVAMSIAVMRFRQTLD, from the coding sequence ATGGATGCGCGGCCCGCGCGGCGGGGGCGCCTCGCGCAATCCTGGCAGCGGCTCGTCGCCATGTTCGTGAAAGAGTTCATCCAGCTCCGCCGCGATCGGCCGACGCTCGGCATGATCGTGGGCATTCCGCTCATGCAATTGCTGCTCTTCGGCTTTGCGATCAACACGGACCCAAAGCATTTGCCTACTGCAGTGCTGATGAGCGACGACAGCCCGATTGCGCGCGCGCTCCTCGGCGCTTTGCGGGCGACAGACTATTTCGACGTCAAATATGTCGCGAAGGGAGAGGAGGACGCCGATGCGTTGATCCTTTCCAACCGCGCGCTCTTCGTCATCCAGATCCCGCCGGATTTCTCGCGCCGGCTGGTGCGCGGCGAACGCCCTTCACTCCTTGTCATTGCCGACGCCACAGACCCCACGGCGACCATCGGCGCCGTTGCGGCGGCCGCCGGCGCCGCCAATCAAGCGCTCGATCGCGAGCTTACCGGACCGCTCGCGTCACTCGCTCAAAATGCGCCGCCCTTCGATTTGCAAGTGCAGCGCCGCTACAATCCGGCAGGCGAGGCGCGCCGCAATATTGTGCCTGGGCTCATCGGCACCATCCTCACCATGACGATGCTGATCTATACGGCGCTGTCCGTCACGCGTGAGACGGAGCGCGGGACGATGGAAGCGCTGCTCGCCATGCCGGTCAAGCCCGTCGAAATCATGCTCGGCAAGATCACGCCCTATGTTTTGGTTGGCGCCGTCCAAATGGCGACGATTCTGATCGTTGCGCGCTTTCTCTTTCAAGTGCCCATCGTCGGCTCGCTCTTCGTGCTCGTGCCGCTGACGCTGCTTTTCATCGTCGCCAATCTGTCGATGGGCTACACGCTTTCGACCATCGCCGAGAATCAGCTCCAGGCGATTCAGATGACCTTCTTTTTCTTCCTGCCGAGCATGTTGCTCTCGGGCTTCCTCTTTCCCTTCTATGGCATGCCGGTCTGGGCGCAATATATCGGCGAGGCGCTGCCGCTCACTCATTTTCTGCGAATCGTGCGCGCCGTGATGTTGAAAGGCTCGGGCTTCGTCGATCTTGCGACGGATGCCGGCGCTTTGGCGCTGTTCGCGCTTGTCGCAATGAGCATTGCCGTCATGCGCTTCCGCCAGACGCTGGATTGA
- a CDS encoding ABC transporter ATP-binding protein: protein MTEPASPDIAIDVSGLTKIFGEKKVVDNFTLRVRRGHIQGFLGPNGSGKTTTIRMLCGLLTPDGGEGRCLGLDIRTQQDEIKRQVGYMTQGFSLYRDLTIRENLEFVARIYGLEAPEDMAQAALERLGLTARAGQLAGELSGGWKQRLALGACILPGPSLLLLDEPTAGVDPKARRDFWDEIHHLANEGLTVLVSTHYMDEAERCHEIAYILDGKLLVSGTIEDIIRNAGLTTYVVTGEGLDALAAELKHAPGVDMVARFGAALHVGGRDAGAMEAVAARYANASHRWTHDKPTLEDVFIDLMTRNHRNGQ from the coding sequence ATGACAGAACCAGCCTCGCCCGACATTGCGATCGACGTCTCGGGCCTCACCAAAATCTTTGGGGAGAAGAAAGTCGTCGATAATTTCACCCTGCGCGTGCGGCGTGGCCACATACAGGGCTTTCTCGGACCCAATGGCAGCGGCAAGACGACGACGATCCGCATGCTGTGCGGCCTGTTGACGCCCGATGGCGGCGAGGGGCGTTGCCTCGGCCTCGACATCCGCACGCAGCAGGACGAGATCAAGCGCCAAGTCGGCTACATGACCCAGGGCTTCTCGCTGTATCGCGACCTCACCATCCGTGAGAACCTTGAATTCGTCGCGCGCATCTATGGTCTCGAAGCGCCGGAAGACATGGCGCAGGCGGCGCTGGAGCGGCTTGGGCTCACGGCGCGGGCGGGGCAGCTCGCGGGCGAGCTCTCCGGCGGCTGGAAGCAGCGGCTGGCGCTTGGCGCCTGCATTCTGCCGGGGCCGTCGCTGCTTCTGCTGGACGAGCCGACGGCTGGCGTCGATCCGAAAGCGCGCCGCGATTTCTGGGACGAGATCCACCATCTCGCCAATGAAGGCCTGACCGTGCTCGTCTCGACGCATTACATGGACGAGGCCGAGCGCTGTCACGAGATCGCTTATATTCTCGATGGGAAACTGCTGGTCTCGGGCACGATCGAGGACATTATCCGCAACGCAGGGCTCACGACCTATGTCGTCACCGGCGAAGGGCTCGACGCTTTGGCCGCTGAATTGAAACATGCGCCGGGCGTCGACATGGTGGCGCGTTTTGGCGCGGCCCTGCATGTCGGCGGTCGCGATGCCGGCGCGATGGAGGCGGTCGCCGCGCGCTACGCCAACGCGAGCCATCGCTGGACGCATGACAAGCCGACGCTGGAGGATGTCTTCATCGATCTGATGACGCGCAACCACCGGAACGGCCAATGA